TTAGAATTCCTATCGCAATGAAATGCTCATTACCGAAGTCTTTGTTTATTTCTGAGGCAAGCTCCTTTACTTTATCGGCAATCTGCTCTTCAGTTAAAAAAGGTTTCAGTTTAGTCATAGTTCACCCCCTGTGTGTTACTCTATTTTAACAATCTTGTCACTGTACGGCCCACTTGTGCACATTTCAACGGCGCTGCTGACGGCACTTGCTTTCAGGGATTCAAAAGTCAGATAAACCCTATACTGATTTTCATTTACAACCGGATATGAGCCGATTTTAACGTCAGGATGCTTAGAGACAACCTCATTAATAAAAGGGGCTAACTCCGATTCGTATTCGTTGAAATATACCTTTTTTAATTCTATGGGCGGCTCGTTGAAAAAAGTTGATATAAGGTCAAACTTATCCCTGAGAAAATCGGGCAGTCCCGGAAGTATATATATGTTTTTGAACTGTATAAGAGGAAACCGGATAGACTGATGCGTAATGACAACAGCTCCCTTAGGGATCTCAGCCATTTTCAGCCTTTCCGGAGTCAGCTTATCGCCATAGCGGTCAAAGAGGAATTTATAGAGGGAGTCCTCAATAACCACCTCTGTGCCAAAGCCTTTAGCAATGCCCTCGATAGTGACGTCGTCGTGGGTTGGGCCGAGTCCGCCGGAGGTAAAGACAACATCGTAGTTGTCCGAAAACTTTTTAATCTCCTCTGCAATAACAGGCACCTCATCGGGGATAATGCAAACACGTCTTACGACAATGCCCTTTTCCCTGAGTCCTCTGGCCATATAAAAGGCGTTACACTCATCCACCTTACCGGAGAGCACCTCATCTCCTATAATCAAAATACCTGCAGTCTTAGGCATCCGTGTTTATCGCTTATCTCCTGTGCTAAATATTTACAAGGGGACACACCCCCTGACGGCTTAATGACTGATTAAAAAGACTAAACTACTGCATACTTGCATTATACTATAAAGGCATATTTATAATAAAGGGGTAGGCTGGAAAATCTACTAAGAAAACATCAGTTTTTCAGGAAGGCGTTTTCTCCGCCGTTTTCCTTAGAGCAGCCAGGTTATGGGCGCACCTTACAGGCTGTGGCAGCCGGTAGTTTGTAGTGCACCGAAGGACAATTCCGACGGAATCGTCAAAATCCACAAGGTTGCCGGGTGAGATAAAAAGCGGCTTTACGTTGTTACGGGTTCTCAGGACAGTGCCGATTCTTTTTGTACCGGCAAGAAGGTGTGATGAGTCGCCCTTTAGGGGCCCCGGGGGCTCATAGTTACCGGTGAGTCTGGACTTGGCACATCCGATTGCCGGCAAATTCATTAAAACACCGATGTGTGAGGCCAGCCCTAAGCCTCTGGGGTGTGCTATACCCTGTCCGTCAACCAGTATAATATCGGGTGGTGTAGAGAGTGCCCTCAGTGCATCAATCATAGCCGATGCCTCCCTGAATGATAAAAACCCCGGGATGTAGGGAAACTCAACTTTTCTTACCACTGTTTTTTCGTCTGTTTTCAGTAGCTGCATTTCACAGACGTCTGTAAGCTCGTACAAACAAGCAGCAGCAATAATATTTTCGTCAATAAATGCCGCATCCACACCGGCAATATATCGGGGCTTGCCACTTATGGGTTGTAACGTCAGGGATTTTGCCATTTGGGCCTGTAGTGCCGCAGCCTTTTCGAGCTGTTGCCGGTAGTACTCTGATTCTGACATCTCTGATTATATACTAAATTAACATCAAAGTTTCAGTCTTTGTCTGTACTTCGTTTTTTAACTTTCAGATAGGTAGGTGGCTCTACATTACGAATAAACAGTGTGCCAATCAAAACAAAGCTTTCTTTATAATAGGTGATCTATGCCTTTAACCGTTGATTATCATTGTCGGCAAGCTGATATTTACACTGTAACAACACTTTAACAGATTTCCCATTCAACCCATCCACTCTTATTATGCGTCATCGCCTATAAGGACTACCAGTTTTGAAAATATCTCAATTATTGGAAATGATTCCATAAAAATATGGATTCTGTTCCCACTTCAGAAAGTATCATAAAATAAATATCATTATATTTCAAGCAGTTATGATAGATATATAAATGGCATAAAAATTGCTATATAAGTACGCTGAATATCCGGTATAAATTTTATACCATATTTTAAAAGGAGAATGAATATGGTTTTTGTAAGAAATGCGTATATATGGGCAGGAAAAAGTTTTGATTCTGACTATTAAGTATAAGCTTTATGTTTGGCTTTGCAAACATAAGGCTGCTGTTTAAGTCCATACAACATATAAAAAATCTGTAAAGCCCCGACCGTATGGCGGGTTAGAAAAATCGACAACAGGAGTGTTATAAAATGATGTACAAACTAACAGTTAACAAATTTATTAAAACAATCAGGAGATAACTGCAATGAGCATTAATAAAACTTTAA
Above is a window of Nitrospirae bacterium YQR-1 DNA encoding:
- a CDS encoding endonuclease V; its protein translation is MSESEYYRQQLEKAAALQAQMAKSLTLQPISGKPRYIAGVDAAFIDENIIAAACLYELTDVCEMQLLKTDEKTVVRKVEFPYIPGFLSFREASAMIDALRALSTPPDIILVDGQGIAHPRGLGLASHIGVLMNLPAIGCAKSRLTGNYEPPGPLKGDSSHLLAGTKRIGTVLRTRNNVKPLFISPGNLVDFDDSVGIVLRCTTNYRLPQPVRCAHNLAALRKTAEKTPS
- a CDS encoding molybdopterin-binding protein, whose translation is MPKTAGILIIGDEVLSGKVDECNAFYMARGLREKGIVVRRVCIIPDEVPVIAEEIKKFSDNYDVVFTSGGLGPTHDDVTIEGIAKGFGTEVVIEDSLYKFLFDRYGDKLTPERLKMAEIPKGAVVITHQSIRFPLIQFKNIYILPGLPDFLRDKFDLISTFFNEPPIELKKVYFNEYESELAPFINEVVSKHPDVKIGSYPVVNENQYRVYLTFESLKASAVSSAVEMCTSGPYSDKIVKIE